A region of the Phoenix dactylifera cultivar Barhee BC4 chromosome 10, palm_55x_up_171113_PBpolish2nd_filt_p, whole genome shotgun sequence genome:
CTCTAGCTCCTTGTCTctcccttctttctcctccttccaTCTCTCTCAGTACTAGTAGAATTTCTATAGAATGGGTTATCCCTCCACCAATGGACGGAACCAAATTCTAGGGActtccttcatgcatgattttcAGATTCATGATCTCAGACATCGGGGCTTCTCTTTGGCCTTCTTTCTGGAGTTCTTCGATCGGAACTTCTTCGATTTTagtccaagagatccaagtgaAAATAGCCATCAAGAACTGTCGCCTCCATCAGTATTATTATCTTTATCAATTCCATCAAGTGTTTAGTTTTTGTAGTCTAGTTGAGTTTTCTATGAATTCTATGTTAGTATTTCTTACCTTTTTCTGCTTATCTTCAACGTTCACCATTCACATATTCTTTTCCTTGTTCCTTTCTTCAGGAGAATTTCACACCATGGCGATCAGGCCGCAAGCATATGGAGCTCCACGTTATTCCATGCATCTGCGTGAGCTGAGCGATGAGTGATCTTAAGTCTCTCTTCCAGGAGATAAGAGAGCTATTTGAGAGAATTTCTCTTCTTGTTTTGGTTTTTTGATAGCTATTTCCTCGAATAGAAATCAGAATTATCCATGGCTACGTACTTTCATGGCGCCCCCGAAATCCAACCTGATGGCTTGCAGACTCTCTACCTCATGAACCCCAATTATGTCGGATATTCTGACACCGCAGCCGCTCAGGGCAACATGGTCCTCCTGAACTCCATGAATTCTCTAAATCCCATGAaccaccagcagcagcagcagcacttCGTCGGCATCCCCCTCCAACCAACCGTCGCCTCCCACGAATCCAACCGCCCGCAGCCTATCCAAGCCCCCGCCCATGATGTCTCGGCCATCCATGGTCTAGTCCCCCGCCTCCACTGCAACCTATGGAGCCCGACACCGCCGAGCAACTCCATCGACATGGCCTCGCAGTTGGGCCCCCGACGCCCCTCCACCATGCGTCAGCCTCAGCAAGGGCTGTCCCTCAGCCTCTCCCCGCGGGAGATGGTCGCCCCGGTGCCGAACATGACTCCGGCGAGAACCGAGGAAGCGAAGATCCTGGGGTCTTCGTCCTCGGCGTCAGGTGTTTCCAGCGGCGTCTCAGGCTTGCAAAGCTTTTTGATGGGTTCTAAGTACTTGAAGGCAGCTCAACAACTGCTCGACGAGGTGGTAAACGTCGGGCGGGGAATCAAAGGTGAATCCGCGAAGGGGACCAACTCCAAGAGTCCCATGAAGGGCAATAGGGACTCGGAGGGTACGGCCGCTGGGACGGGGGAGGAGGACACGAGCACGAAGCGCGGGGCTGATCTTACCACAGCCGAGAGGCAGGAGCTTCAGATGAAGAAGGCAAAGCTTGTGAACATGCTGGACGAGGTAAGTGTCGGTGTGGATGTTACATGAACTATTTCTGCCTGTTATCAAGAATTCCATATGTTTTCGCTGGcgtaattaattttgataggAAGGTTGAAACTTTTGTATTCCGAGAAGAAGAATTAATTGTGCTACTTTGAATTTGGCTTCAAGCTTGTTGAACAAATCACCTACCTAGAAAAGTTCTAACTGAAAGTCGGAAATTTTAGTCCGAATTGGATTTTGAATAAGAGTGCATCAAGtgaaattttgtaattggcaaTATAAAAGCTTTGTCCTTCTAATCGAATTTTGTCGCAAGGTAAGGAATTTTAGACGTTGGGTGGATCTAGAATAGAGACCCATGAAAGCTCGTCATGTAAAATTATTCCATGTCGTGTTTCACTTCACTGTAGCTTGGCATAAAATTCTGAAAACCTGAATTTTGTTCATGTACTTCTTCGAAATTTTACTTTCTTGCTTCGTAGCTATGTTGTATGCCGCTCTATCAACAAATTTTTCATTTCCTCGTTCATTTTGATAGAATAAAATAatcttttttctgttttaattCCCATGATTCAAAGTCCATCAGCATATTTTTGGCAGGCTGTTTAAAAAACTGTTCATTTCTGAACTAAATTTtccccctctttttctttcttgtttctgAAGGTGGAACAGAGGTACAGGCAGTACCACAACCAGATGCAAGTTGTGGTCAGTTCCTTCGAAGCTGTGGCTGGAACCGGATCAGCAAGAACATACACCGCCCTCGCTTTACAGACCATATCGAAGCAATTCCGCTGCCTCCGAGATGCCATCGCAGGCCAGATTCGGGCTACAAGTAGGAGCTTAGGGGaggaagaaaccaagtctggagGCTCAAGGCTTCGGTTTGTCGACCACCACCTGAGGCAGCAGCGGGCTCTGCAGCAGCTTGGAATGATCCAGCACAATGCTTGGAGGCCCCAGAGAGGATTGCCCGAACGCTCTGTTTCGATTCTTCGGGCTTGGCTCTTCGAACACTTCCTCCACCCGTAAGTGCTTGAATATGAGAATTATCTCCGAGAACTCGATCCAAATTGTTGTTTCATGGCGCCAGTTCATACTCGTATTAGCATTGACAAACTCTCAATAGAACCATCCATCAATTCCAGTCTGTCTAAGAACTAAACTACTCACATAAATTCTATTGCATGGATTGCAGCTACCCAAAGGATTCAGACAAAATCATGCTTGCGAAACAAACAGGGCTCAGTAGGAGTCAGGTAGTTGAGAAATATGAATTACCCATCTCTTTCTCACATTCGTGTCAAAGTATTCGATTGAGAACTTCTGTGGCTTTTCCTACTATATAGGTCTCTAACTGGTTCATAAACGCGAGGGtccgactatggaagccgatgGTGGAGGAAATGTACTCGGAGGAGATGAAGGACCCGGAACAGAACAGCGCTGATGAGAAAGCTAGCAAGAGCGATGCCAATGAAAACTCAGTCTCCAAGTCCAGCGCAAAGCAAGAGAGCAGCCCAACGAGAACCGGGCAGGCCGATAGTCTCAAAACAACACAAAACCATCCAAATGATCCAAGAACTTCTTCGGTCGCAGCAGCACCGCCGTCGCCCTTAGGAAATGATCGGAGCCATGCTTCCTACTATGACAATGAAGCAGCCATGCAACCGAGGCTCAAGAAGGCAAGAAGGGGCGAATCGCTGCAGCATTTGATCAGTTTCGATATGAAGTCAGAGGAGACAAGCAACCGAGAGCTTCTAATGAAGTTTATGGATGGACAGCAGAGGGCCGGGGACCAAGGCTTTTCCTTGATAGGAGGCACTACAAACCATGGAGGAAGCTTTGGGGCTTACCCAATTGCAGACCTCGGAAGGTTCGACTCCGAACAATTCACACCAAGGTTTTCGGGCAATGGTGTTTCCCTTACTCTTGGTCTCCCACACTGcgagaacctctctctctcgggAGCGCAGCCATCTTTTCTCTCCAACGAGAGCATGCCATCCTTCAACAACAACCCAAGCGTCGCGCATCCTTCAAATGCCTACGAGAGCATTGATATCCCGAACAGAAAGAGGTACGCAGCTCAATTACTACCAGACTTTGTAGCTTGAATTATATCTGCTTTAGATTTGGAATGAGCGTATCAGGTTGCTTGTAGAATAGTAGTAGTTGGGGTCTGGGTAGAGAGAAACCTTTCACTGAGTGCTGATAGCCTGATAGGAGGACTAGTGTATAGAAGAATAGCTTCAGATCGATGGGTTTTATACTTCACAGAGCCATTTGTGTATGGGATTTGAGCAGATTGGGAGTTGAGTTCATAAAGCTGAGTAATGtatattgtttcactcctttggAACATACATACCGCTCATCAGTATGCAATTTTTATTCAAATATATGTAGGATAGACATACTTATCTCTGTTCGTATGTACTTATGTGGGTCTTCGATGTTGGACCTGAACGTAGTTTGTCTCGTatgaaaagaaattaaatttgGATCATATATTTCTTCGGTTTGCTTCACAAGAACTAAATCGGATCAAATCAAATAGCACATACGCGCAACTTTTTGGAGGTCCGGAATCGTGCCGGTCACAAGTCATAAAATCTGTTCTATGAAACCTTTAGTTTCATATTTCATGGAGAAAAAAAGACTTGAATGATGAAAGACTTGAATGATGACCATGATAATGATGTGTCACTGCAAATTGAGCTGCAAGACAGAAACATATCCTTTGTAACAGT
Encoded here:
- the LOC103703148 gene encoding BEL1-like homeodomain protein 1, with the protein product MATYFHGAPEIQPDGLQTLYLMNPNYVGYSDTAAAQGNMVLLNSMNSLNPMNHQQQQQHFVGIPLQPTVASHESNRPQPIQAPAHDVSAIHGLVPRLHCNLWSPTPPSNSIDMASQLGPRRPSTMRQPQQGLSLSLSPREMVAPVPNMTPARTEEAKILGSSSSASGVSSGVSGLQSFLMGSKYLKAAQQLLDEVVNVGRGIKGESAKGTNSKSPMKGNRDSEGTAAGTGEEDTSTKRGADLTTAERQELQMKKAKLVNMLDEVEQRYRQYHNQMQVVVSSFEAVAGTGSARTYTALALQTISKQFRCLRDAIAGQIRATSRSLGEEETKSGGSRLRFVDHHLRQQRALQQLGMIQHNAWRPQRGLPERSVSILRAWLFEHFLHPYPKDSDKIMLAKQTGLSRSQVSNWFINARVRLWKPMVEEMYSEEMKDPEQNSADEKASKSDANENSVSKSSAKQESSPTRTGQADSLKTTQNHPNDPRTSSVAAAPPSPLGNDRSHASYYDNEAAMQPRLKKARRGESLQHLISFDMKSEETSNRELLMKFMDGQQRAGDQGFSLIGGTTNHGGSFGAYPIADLGRFDSEQFTPRFSGNGVSLTLGLPHCENLSLSGAQPSFLSNESMPSFNNNPSVAHPSNAYESIDIPNRKRYAAQLLPDFVA